From endosymbiont of Galathealinum brachiosum, one genomic window encodes:
- the obgE gene encoding GTPase ObgE (ObgE; essential GTPase; exhibits high exchange rate for GTP/GDP; associates with 50S ribosomal subunit; involved in regulation of chromosomal replication): MRFVDETKIKVIAGDGGNGVVSFRREKYIPRGGPDGGDGGDGGSVFLIGSHDLNTLSDFRTVRTYTARPGTKGSGRNMTGKKGDDLFVQVPNGTLVYDENTGELIGDITEHDQALLVAQGGFHGLGNTRYKSSVNRVPRQCSEGSEGERRELRLELKVLADVGLLGLPNAGKSTLIRAVSHATPKVANYPFTTLHPNLGVVDVGTSQSFVIADIPGLIEGAAEGAGLGIQFLKHLSRTRILLHIVDIAPYDQIDPVESIKIILNELEKYSSDMLNEPRWLILNKTDLLPDEEANEICDDIIKRLDWKGPSYRVSAVSKTGTQALVFDIMTYIEEEKDRIKTAEARPEAENKDEAE, from the coding sequence ATGCGTTTTGTAGATGAAACCAAAATAAAAGTCATTGCCGGTGACGGCGGAAATGGCGTAGTTAGCTTCAGGCGTGAAAAATATATCCCTCGCGGCGGCCCTGATGGTGGTGATGGCGGTGATGGTGGCAGCGTATTCCTTATTGGTAGTCACGATTTAAATACACTTTCAGATTTTCGTACTGTTAGAACCTATACTGCGCGCCCCGGCACAAAAGGCTCCGGACGCAACATGACCGGTAAAAAAGGCGATGATCTATTTGTTCAGGTTCCTAATGGCACACTGGTTTATGATGAAAACACAGGTGAACTGATTGGTGATATCACTGAACATGATCAGGCTTTACTCGTCGCTCAGGGCGGCTTCCACGGTTTAGGTAATACTCGCTATAAAAGCTCTGTTAATCGCGTTCCGAGGCAATGTTCAGAAGGCTCAGAGGGTGAACGCCGTGAATTACGCCTTGAACTAAAAGTACTTGCCGATGTTGGTTTGCTCGGTTTACCTAATGCGGGTAAATCGACTTTAATTCGTGCCGTATCACACGCAACCCCTAAAGTTGCTAACTATCCATTTACCACTCTACACCCCAACCTTGGCGTAGTTGATGTGGGCACATCTCAAAGTTTTGTTATTGCAGACATTCCCGGCCTGATAGAAGGCGCAGCTGAAGGTGCCGGCCTGGGCATTCAATTTCTAAAACACCTGAGCCGTACTCGCATACTATTACACATAGTTGATATCGCACCCTATGATCAGATAGATCCAGTTGAAAGCATAAAGATCATTCTAAATGAGCTGGAAAAATACAGTTCTGACATGCTGAATGAGCCTCGCTGGTTAATACTCAATAAAACAGACCTGTTACCTGATGAAGAAGCGAATGAAATCTGTGACGACATTATTAAACGCCTGGACTGGAAGGGCCCAAGCTATCGTGTTTCTGCTGTTTCCAAAACCGGTACACAAGCTTTAGTATTCGACATTATGACTTACATTGAAGAAGAAAAAGACAGAATAAAAACAGCGGAAGCAAGGCCGGAAGCTGAAAACAAAGATGAAGCCGAATAA